From Calonectris borealis chromosome 7, bCalBor7.hap1.2, whole genome shotgun sequence, one genomic window encodes:
- the LOC142084320 gene encoding uncharacterized protein LOC142084320 — protein sequence MVRLCTHHQKQFIRVLNDIYTEVQPDSEGQQLSESESMEASTCGSGCSQRSTENQDKGATCTESKPPSSSDPGQSGCDGPLHVTGQAPKQPVELKSLDRAESSSPAVRRDFSELPVTRLRSASPKDSSTQGYLSTLNSSSLNFHHAAKSLEGQQAAGHEQEADVRKCEDNKEQLAGKTLMEGYISVKVANVNGSEDSLDGCLGSQKSSFRALPEDSWDPGFAVTPPRRADKENTLQCSSKASLHQDFDAKEQDARPKQENHLHAMAKGKAGCHLHPADKGPLDKSKEGWLPAGAAPAAHRTPGGHPRAKAASLRSTRKSKKASGLRINDYDNQCDVVYISQPITECHFESQRSVSSRKTARKSTRGYYFNGECCELPTVRTLVKSSRAEERGSSPALRTETLVSAKPPLVLSVGGSVGAGREGEKRVSLRLLAKGAPTSRETKERAELGSVQPRDTRALRSREATVAVPFFSLSAPPSPQKEDSSAGSPPPRSPPAEGGGMRVGDTVPWEAGSSLGSSGDGGGQAADFAALPISEAPDGEKGCPGSDVQTDLDLSTSLEPKSPLQPSAAVDTEPLAHDGARDPAQLPGAGDAEPCGLCPAEPSPRSPGWQAPDEPLATVDGGSPPEPPAILQCVDVNKSIDAEPEAELSGMAGDGSLEQEEAVLASTALPKISEGEAEPNNSPAGEKEPTEGETPPEPDGSDTAEKDSVSSKDSLDKKRKKGRRALVASDRCLRSQQSQSPAEGSAEDAGSSSSVQLPCLQIKLSKGPGAKRFKREVHLDEAASTHFPNDCFPNALLKTSEGLGTGQAPESIAEQRPGEENGVTTRQTYKSILAKETAAAGENSSKDDPSANSSQSQSGEVLETSVQADSEKRSILLPLESSMPANDAEQVDVKPGDASAKDEESSDSAMDRGKLESYEPVANSPPCPSSRGGSKHLPAKAAKHKKVALQFYNLRHAHAPVDTAKKSTPGKESMQAIPKPRDECSSGNDDSPALEDIDTADSKPKFMEWCAEEENQELIAEFNTQYMKVQKGWIQLEKEVQPTPKVKNKADKLKEIWKSKKRTRKSRGSLEVQKLSPVQMLFMKAFKLSDICQWFLETTETRSLVIVKKLNTRLPGEIPPIKVPMQKYSSSSLYPSSLQAERLKKHLKKFAATTPARNNLKNQKLWAKIRENADKAEAEEATTPSQTSPTDAGTEDLSEDKTIQPAPSLPTQASTRILRKYSNLRGKLRAQHRVVRAEKKSDGPGDHPSLESKQSRKSVCINPLMSPKLALQIKADAFPAKSPSVDGTGKGRKGKSRSHEDPSPKADLQLSRKKRTLKESGSTQERSGSSTKDKLPAKKASKIKHSEVSAKAPATRKQAAMERSNKLARKMSLKEKRAPKRQLEKVRLPMRKGKENTSRRAVLPPGHEELAKSPKQKPLGESSTRSQKMANKKPSGGKTLTRSMKKMQESSGSQGKRKLRAKVDCSHSKRSRLDPK from the coding sequence ATGGTCAGACTGTGTACACATCACCAGAAGCAATTCATTCGTGTGCTAAACGACATATACACTGAAGTACAACCAGACTCTGAAGGCCAGCAGTTGTCTGAATCCGAGAGCATGGAGGCCTCTACTTGTGGCTCTGGTTGTAGCCAGCGAAGCACTGAAAATCAGGATAAGGGTGCTACTTGTACTGAATCAAAGCCCCCTTCTTCCTCGGACCCAGGACAGTCGGGGTGCGATGGCCCCCTGCATGTTACAGGACAAGCCCCGAAGCAGCCGGTGGAGCTGAAGTCTCTGGACAGAGCAgagagctccagccctgctgtgagAAGGGACTTCTCCGAGCTCCCCGTCACCAGGCTTCGTTCTGCTAGTCCAAAGGATAGCTCCACCCAAGGATACCTCAGCACATTGAACTCTTCCTCTTTGAATTTCCATCATGCCGCAAAGAGCCTGGAAGGGCAGCAAGCTGCTGGACACGAGCAAGAAGCCGATGTCAGAAAGTGTGAGGACAATAAAGAGCAGCTAGCAGGTAAGACTCTCATGGAAGGTTATATCTCGGTCAAAGTGGCAAATGTGAATGGCAGCGAGGACAGCTTAGACGGCTGTCTGGGGTCCCAAAAGAGCTCTTTCAGAGCTCTGCCGGAAGACTCCTGGGATCCTGGCTTTGCGGTGACCCCCCCTCGCAGAGCCGACAAAGAGAACACTTTGCAATGCAGCTCGAAAGCATCTTTGCACCAGGACTTCGACGCAAAAGAACAAGATGCGAGACCAAAGCAAGAAAACCACCTGCACGCCATGGCCAAGGGCAAGGCAGGCTGCCACCTGCACCCGGCCGACAAGGGCCCGCTCGACAAGTCCAAAGAGGGCTGGCTGCCCGCCGGCGCTGCGCCAGCCGCCCATCGGACCCCCGGCGGGCACCCCCGCGCCAAGGCAGCCTCCCTCAGATCCACTCGGAAGAGCAAGAAGGCATCGGGGCTTAGGATCAACGACTACGACAACCAGTGCGACGTGGTCTACATCAGCCAGCCCATCACCGAGTGCCATTTCGAGAGTCAGCGGTCGGTGTCGTCCCGCAAGACGGCGAGGAAGAGCACGCGGGGGTACTACTTCAACGGGGAGTGCTGCGAGCTCCCGACTGTCCGCACGCTGGTTAAGAGCTCCCGGGCGGAGGAGAGGGGGAGCAGCCCGGCACTACGAACAGAGACCCTCGTAAGCGCTAAGCCGCCCCTGGTGCTCTCggtgggggggtctgtgggggcaGGACGGGAAGGTGAGAAGAGGGTTTCCCTGAGGCTCCTGGCTAAAGGGGCACCAACCAGCCGAGAAACGAAAGAGAGAGCTGAGCTGGGCTCCGTGCAGCCCCGGGATACCCGGGCGCTGCGGTCGAGGGAAGCCACTGTGGCCGTgcccttcttctccctctctgctccaCCCAGCCCCCAGAAAGAGGACAGCTCGGCCGGCTCGccacccccccgctcccctcccgccgaAGGTGGGGGGATGAGAGTGGGGGATACCGTCCCCTGGgaggctggcagcagcctgggctcctctGGGGATGGCGGTGGGCAGGCTGCTGATTTTGCTGCCCTTCCCATCTCAGAAGCACCAGACGGGGAGAAAGGTTGCCCAGGCTCTGACGTACAGACTGATCTGGACCTCTCCACCAGCCTGGAGCCAAAGTCCCCCTTGCAGCCCTCCGCCGCCGTGGACACAGAACCCCTGGCCCATGATGGTGCCAGGGATCCTGCCCAGCTTCCAGGCGCGGGAGACGCGGAGCCCTGCGGGCTGTGTCCGGCAGAGCCCTCCCCACGCTCTCCAGGCTGGCAGGCTCCTGATGAGCCCCTTGCCACCGTGGACGGGGggagccccccagagccccctgcCATCTTGCAGTGTGTGGATGTGAACAAAAGCATCGATGCTGAACCAGAAGCCGAATTATCAGGCATGGCGGGTGACGGCTCCCTTGAGCAAGAGGAGGCTGTGCTggccagcacagccctccccaaAATCTCAGAAGGGGAGGCAGAGCCGAATAACAGCCCAGCAGGTGAAAAAGAGCCCACTGAAGGGGAAACGCCACCTGAACCCGACGGCTCAGACACTGCAGAGAAAGACTCTGTCTCTTCCAAAGACAGTCTAGACAAGAAGCGAAAGAAGGGCAGGAGAGCGCTTGTGGCATCGGACCGGTGTCTCCGAAGCCAGCAATCCCAGTCACCCGCCGAGGGCAGTGCTGAAGACGCTGGCTCTTCCAGCTCTGTGCAGCTTCCTTGCCTTCAGATCAAACTCTCCAAGGGCCCTGGCGCTAAGCGATTCAAGAGAGAAGTGCACCTGGATGAGGCAGCATCCACGCACTTCCCAAACGACTGCTTCCCCAACGCGCTGCTCAAAACCAGCGAGGGGCTGGGCACCGGCCAGGCTCCAGAGAGCATCGCTGAGCAGCGGCCAGGCGAGGAGAATGGTGTCACTACCAGACAAACCTATAAAAGCATCTTGGCGAAAGAGACTGCGGCAGCGGGAGAAAATTCCTCTAAAGATGACCCCTCTGCTAACAGCAGCCAAAGTCAATCGGGTGAGGTGCTGGAAACCAGTGTCCAGGCTGATTCTGAGAAGCGAAGCATTCTCCTCCCTCTGGAGAGCAGCATGCCTGCAAATGATGCCGAGCAAGTGGATGTGAAACCAGGCGATGCCAGTGCAAAGGACGAGGAGAGCTCTGACAGTGCCATGGACAGGGGCAAGCTGGAGAGCTATGAGCCGGTGGCCAATTCGCCTCCGTGtcccagcagcagaggtggaagcAAGCATCTTCCAGCAAAGGCTGCGAAGCATAAAAAGGTCGCCCTGCAGTTTTATAACTTAAGACACGCACACGCACCTGTAGACACCGCAAAAAAGAGCACACCAGGGAAGGAGTCTATGCAAGCGATCCCCAAACCGAGGGACGAATGCAGTTCAGGGAATGACGACTCCCCGGCGTTGGAGGACATAGACACGGCTGACAGCAAACCAAAGTTCATGGAGTGGTGTGCTGAAGAGGAGAACCAGGAACTCATTGCCGAGTTCAACACCCAGTACATGAAAGTTCAGAAGGGCTGGAttcagctggagaaggaggtgcagCCAACCCCCAAGGTAAAGAACAAAGCCGACAAACTGAAAGAGAtttggaaaagcaagaaaaggacaCGGAAAAGTAGAGGCTCGCTGGAAGTGCAGAAGCTTTCTCCTGTTCAGATGCTGTTTATGAAGGCCTTTAAGCTGTCCGACATCTGCCAGTGGTTTCTGGAGACGACTGAAACCAGGTCTCTAGTGATCGTGAAGAAACTCAACACCCGTCTCCCGGGGGAGATCCCCCCCATCAAAGTCCCTATGCAGAAATATTCCTCTTCCAGTCTCTACCCCAGCTCACTGCAAGCCGAACGTTTGAAAAAACACCTCAAGAAGTTCGCTGCCACTACCCCGGCTCGGAATAACCTGAAGAACCAAAAGCTTTGGGCCAAAATTCGGGAGAATGCTGATAAAGCGGAGGCTGAAGAAGCCACCACTCCCAGCCAGACGTCTCCCACCGACGCCGGCACCGAGGACCTGAGCGAAGACAAAACCATCCAGCCTGCCCCCAGCTTACCCACGCAGGCCAGCACCAGGATCCTGCGCAAGTACTCCAACCTGCGGGGCAAGCTGCGAGCCCAGCACCGCGTGGTGAGGGCAGAGAAGAAGAGCGATGGCCCGGGGGACCACCCGTCCCTGGAGAGCAAGCAGAGTCGGAAAAGTGTGTGCATCAACCCGCTGATGTCTCCAAAGTTGGCCTTGCAGATCAAAGCAGATGCCTTTCCTGCTAAATCTCCATCAGTGGATGGGACGGGGAAGGGGCGGAAGGGGAAGAGCAGGTCCCACGAGGACCCCTCGCCCAAAGCTGATCTCCAGCTCAGCAGGAAGAAGAGGACGCTGAAGGAGAGCGGGAGCACCCAGGAGCGGTCAGGCTCCTCCACCAAGGACAAGCTGCCTGCCAAGAAGGCCAGTAAAATAAAGCATTCGGAGGTCAGCGCGAAAGCTCCCGCCACCCGAAAGCAGGCTGCCATGGAGAGGAGCAATAAGCTGGCtagaaaaatgtctttgaaagagAAGAGAGCTCCGAAAAGGCAGCTGGAGAAGGTGCGGCTCCCCATGCGGAAGGGCAAGGAGAACACAAGCAGACGGGCCGTGCTGCCCCCCGGCCACGAAGAGCTGGCCAAGTCCCCAAAGCAGAAGCCCCTGGGGGAGTCCTCCACACGGTCACAGAAGATGGCCAACAAGAAGCCCAGCGGTGGGAAGACCCTGACGAGGTCCATGAAGAAGATGCAGGAGAGCAGCGGGTCGCAGGGCAAGAGGAAGCTGAGGGCAAAAGTGGACTGTTCGCACAGCAAGCGCTCGCGACTGGATCCGAAATAG